Genomic window (Paraglaciecola psychrophila 170):
TAAGCACATTTTGCTTTTCTCTGAGTAACATCTGATAGTTTTTGACACCAAAATAAGCGCCGGTCCAACATCCAATCATGATTAAAGAATTAATTGTATCCTTAAAATACCAGTACCATTCTTCAGGCCGATAGCCTTTTTTGTATATTTCCCAGTTATTGACGTTTTTAACCAAGGTCCAAATCAATGCCGTAAAATACAAGCTAGCACCAACCATAATGAGCATTTTAAGCGGTGTTAAAGTCAATGCCTTACGATATATATATCGAAGTGGAATAGTCAGCAACCATCCTGCATAGGCATTAAGTACTATAACAAATAGCCATATACTGCGCATATCTTGTAGAAATGAGCCGATATAATAAACGATTGCAAAGCCACACCAACCTGCTGTATGCAGGGTCCAAAACAACCGTTCTCGGCTATCGACTAATTTTTCCCACTTAGGCACACATATTCCTGAATAATGAACAGTAAACAAGTATACAAAAAACAGGCTAAGGAAGCTCTCTCTTGGTCTTAGATTAGCGGTGTTTTATCGCAACGGATTGTAGAATTAAGCAGTTAGCTTAATAATTGATATTTAAACGTTTTAGCCAGTGTACCCACCACCAAGCAGGCCCCACCAGTAAAAATTGAAAATCTTTTAAAAAGCTAGGTTTTTTACCTTCAATATTGTGTCCAATAAATTGCAAAATCCACATTACTACAAACAAAGCGACACTAAACTGCAAAACAGAAATATCTAGTAACTCAAGCAGAACAATTCCATACAAAGACAATACGGATAGTAGCGTCATAGCGGCACCTATTGGTCCAGACAAACGAAAGTAATAATACAAGGTGGGAATAACCAGAACATGCGCCCACGTGACAGCGAAATAATCTAGAAAAGCAGGCGTAGGAATAGACCATACAAGTGCTAGCGTAACAAAATATATTGCCGGTACTGCTATTGCATGTATAAGAATATTGGTTTTGTTTTTATGACTTTCGCCATACTCATTTAAAAGAAATTCTATTTGACGCATGTAAATCTCATCGACATGTTATTAACTCTATTTTAACAACTCAATCGACTTGCTTCAATTAAAAACTGTAAACTTAGCGATTATATTCACTAATTAACCCGTCGATAACATTAGATCTTGCAATAACTGATTAACTTCTTCTTCAGGTGTCTCGAACTTGACGCCGTAATACAGGTATACCTCATCAGACTTAGTGTTCATAATAGTGCCAGTTAGGAAAATACTTTTATCTTTGGATACAACAAAATACATTTTCACAACTTGTCTAAGTTTTGGCTTGGTCATGCTTGCACTTTTATTAATACTCATTCGGCAACCATTTACCGATATATCTAATACCAGAGAGTCGCAAATAACGGAATTACTTTTAGCATCAAGCATACTGGTTGCGATACGCGTTTGTGCTCTAGGTTCAATACGTAAATCTTGGCTTTGTATAACGAGAGGAAAGCTAGTAAAAATCAAATGACTTGGTTTCGTGGTAACGAGTATGACTTTAACTTTAAAGGCTATAATTTCGCCAGTATCGTCCTCAAGGATATATCTAGCAATTAACGACTTATCTTTAAAAATCCCATCGCCCAATGATCCCCACTTACCTTCATCGGGGTATCTGAAAATCATACAACGCGTACCATCCATACCTACAAACTCGGTTCTCACCCTTTTCGTAGTAGTGGCAGTAGACAATTGTAAATCAAGGGGTCTGCCGGGCCGCATGGAGCGGAGCTTTCTTAAATCTTCATTCGTCAGCCCAATTTTTTCCTGCAAAATTGCCATTTAATTAATAACCCTTGAAGACCATTGTTGTTATGATTAGCTTTATGCATTCTAGATTGTTGTTAAATAAAGTGTACACATACAATAACTTACTACATTATTTATAAATATAAAGCATTATAATCTTTATATTTTCATTAAATAGAGAAACATTATGCATATTCATCCCTCACCCATTCATTACCATATTAACGTTTCATCTATCCCGGGGCATGTATTTGATGTCAGATTACACATTAAAAATCCTGATGAAAATGGTCAAATCCTAACCTTACCCGCTTGGATACCAGGAAGTTATATGATCCGTGATTTTGCCAAAAACATTGTCAAAATTAGTGCTCAGGATGATATGGGCACAGATATAAACATCCAAAAACTCGACAAACAAACTTGGCAAGCACAAGCAGTTAGCACAACGTTGACCATTCAATACCAAATTTATGCTTTCGATCTATCGGTTAGAAGCGCCTACATAAATGATGAAATGGCATTTTTAAATGGTACCAATATGTTTTTGGCAGTTGTTGGACAAACAGATCAACCTTGTGGGTTAACGTTGCAAAAACCTGTACAACCAGAATTATCTCACTGGCAGGTTGCCACTACTATGCCAACAGAGATGCAAGATACACATGCATTTGGTGAATATTATGCGGATAACTACGAAGGGTTGATCGATCATCCAGTACTAATGGGTGAGTTTGATATTTTGCCATTTTCTGCCGCTGGTGTGGAGTTTGAACTAATACTTGCAGGTGGACATCAAGCCGATGTTCAACGCATAACAAAAGATTTAACCAAGGTGTGCCAGCACCATATTGATTTTTTTGCAGATACTCCTCCGGTTAAACGTTATCAGTTTATCACGCTGCTAACAGATAATGCTTTTGGTGGTTTAGAACATATGAGCTCAACAGCGTTAATGTACAGTAGAAATGATTTACCAAGCTTGTCTGATGCGGAAAAAATGACCGATGGATATCGCGTATTTCTAAGTTTGTGTAGTCATGAGTTTTTTCATACTTGGCATGTAAAGAGGATCAAACCTGAAGAGTTGTTTGGTGCAGCATTAGACAAAGAGCGATACACAGAACAATTATGGATTTATGAGGGTTTTACTAGCTACTACGACGATTTTAGTCTTTTAAGATGTGGTCTTATTACCCAAACTGAATATCTAAAAGTAGTCGGCCAAAACCTCACTCGGTTACTACGTAATAAAGGGCGATTTAAACAAACCATTACCGAGTCTAGTTTTGATGCTTGGACTAAGTTTTACAAACAAGATGAAAGTGCCGTTAATAACATTGTTAGTTATTATAATAAAGGTGCCGTATTAGCTATGTGTTTGGATTTACTGATAAAAAGCGAAAGTGATGGAAATTACAGTTTAGATGACGTGATGCGGAATTTGTGGGAGCAGTACGGAAAACTCGCAATTCCTACCCCAGTAGACGTTATTCAGAATATTGTAAAAACACAGCTGAATTTAGACTTAAATGCTTTTTTTCAATCTGCATTATATTCCACCGAAGAGTTACCATTCAATGAACTGCTTGAGAAATTTGGCGTTGAGTGTCATTTTTTACCT
Coding sequences:
- a CDS encoding M61 family metallopeptidase; its protein translation is MHIHPSPIHYHINVSSIPGHVFDVRLHIKNPDENGQILTLPAWIPGSYMIRDFAKNIVKISAQDDMGTDINIQKLDKQTWQAQAVSTTLTIQYQIYAFDLSVRSAYINDEMAFLNGTNMFLAVVGQTDQPCGLTLQKPVQPELSHWQVATTMPTEMQDTHAFGEYYADNYEGLIDHPVLMGEFDILPFSAAGVEFELILAGGHQADVQRITKDLTKVCQHHIDFFADTPPVKRYQFITLLTDNAFGGLEHMSSTALMYSRNDLPSLSDAEKMTDGYRVFLSLCSHEFFHTWHVKRIKPEELFGAALDKERYTEQLWIYEGFTSYYDDFSLLRCGLITQTEYLKVVGQNLTRLLRNKGRFKQTITESSFDAWTKFYKQDESAVNNIVSYYNKGAVLAMCLDLLIKSESDGNYSLDDVMRNLWEQYGKLAIPTPVDVIQNIVKTQLNLDLNAFFQSALYSTEELPFNELLEKFGVECHFLPRENLDDKGGEMTTSPIKIDFGAQIKMQEIGVQIIQVTEQTAAYESGLQVGDVLIAINKWVVSKENLIPQLNHLTIGQTVQLNVIRDKKLKPLTFLARAASKDTIALEVIEQQQCNRWLS
- a CDS encoding flagellar brake domain-containing protein gives rise to the protein MAILQEKIGLTNEDLRKLRSMRPGRPLDLQLSTATTTKRVRTEFVGMDGTRCMIFRYPDEGKWGSLGDGIFKDKSLIARYILEDDTGEIIAFKVKVILVTTKPSHLIFTSFPLVIQSQDLRIEPRAQTRIATSMLDAKSNSVICDSLVLDISVNGCRMSINKSASMTKPKLRQVVKMYFVVSKDKSIFLTGTIMNTKSDEVYLYYGVKFETPEEEVNQLLQDLMLSTG
- a CDS encoding Mpo1 family 2-hydroxy fatty acid dioxygenase, with protein sequence MRQIEFLLNEYGESHKNKTNILIHAIAVPAIYFVTLALVWSIPTPAFLDYFAVTWAHVLVIPTLYYYFRLSGPIGAAMTLLSVLSLYGIVLLELLDISVLQFSVALFVVMWILQFIGHNIEGKKPSFLKDFQFLLVGPAWWWVHWLKRLNINY